One part of the Marinobacter sp. M3C genome encodes these proteins:
- a CDS encoding IlvD/Edd family dehydratase, which translates to MSRDGSKQGMSTRLTNYGDEGFSLFLRKAFIKGMGYSDDALSRPIIGIANTYSGYNACHGNVPGLIESVKRGVMLAGGLPIEFPTISLHESFSHPTSMYLRNLMAMDTEEMIRAQPMDAVVLIGGCDKTVPAQLMAAASAGTPAIQLVTGPMLAGSHRGTRVGACTDCRRFWASYRGQEIDDQEIAEVNDKLVPTVGTCSVMGTASTMACLAEALGMMLPGSATAPAVFADRLRFAEQTGTEAVRIALEKITPETIMTQAAFENALRVLLALGGSTNALIHLTAIAGRLGIDIDLAAFDRMSRETPVLIDLKPSGDYYMEDLHHAGGLAALLREIRPLLHTDVITINKRTLGENIDSVPVILNQNVVRPRENPIFGQGGIAVLKGNLAPNGAIIKQSAASVRLMKHTGRAVVFTSMEDLVNRIDDPDLDVHANDVLVLQNIGPKGAPGMPEAGLIPIPKKLATQGVKDMVRISDGRMSGTASGTIVLHVSPEAAHNGPLALVRDGDLIELDVENRVIALKVSDQELDKRRQETPCETPEENVLGYRKMFLEQILQAEEGCDFRFSRPPQTSKVPR; encoded by the coding sequence ATGAGCCGCGACGGTTCCAAACAAGGCATGTCCACCCGTTTGACGAATTATGGTGATGAGGGGTTTTCCCTTTTTCTGCGCAAGGCCTTTATCAAGGGTATGGGGTATAGCGACGACGCACTGTCGCGACCGATCATTGGCATTGCCAATACCTACAGTGGCTACAACGCCTGCCATGGCAATGTTCCCGGACTGATAGAAAGTGTGAAGCGCGGCGTCATGCTTGCCGGTGGCTTACCAATCGAGTTCCCGACCATCTCGCTTCACGAGTCCTTCTCGCATCCTACAAGCATGTATCTGCGCAATCTCATGGCCATGGATACCGAAGAGATGATTCGGGCTCAGCCTATGGATGCAGTCGTACTGATAGGGGGCTGTGACAAGACAGTACCTGCCCAGCTTATGGCTGCAGCCAGTGCTGGCACCCCGGCCATTCAGTTGGTCACCGGCCCGATGCTGGCCGGCTCACACCGTGGCACACGCGTAGGCGCCTGTACCGATTGTCGGCGTTTCTGGGCCTCGTATCGGGGTCAGGAAATTGACGACCAGGAAATTGCCGAAGTGAACGACAAGCTTGTGCCCACCGTAGGCACCTGCTCTGTAATGGGCACCGCCAGCACCATGGCCTGTCTGGCAGAAGCGCTCGGCATGATGTTGCCTGGCAGTGCTACTGCGCCAGCCGTGTTTGCTGACCGCCTGAGATTTGCCGAACAAACCGGCACCGAAGCGGTTCGCATCGCTCTGGAGAAGATAACGCCAGAAACCATCATGACCCAGGCGGCCTTCGAGAATGCCTTGCGGGTCCTGCTCGCACTGGGCGGCTCGACCAATGCCCTGATTCATCTGACCGCAATAGCGGGTCGTTTAGGAATCGACATCGATCTCGCGGCGTTTGACCGGATGAGTCGTGAGACACCGGTGTTGATTGATCTCAAGCCGTCTGGTGACTATTACATGGAAGATCTTCACCATGCAGGGGGCTTGGCCGCACTGCTGCGTGAAATCCGCCCGCTGCTGCATACTGATGTCATAACCATCAACAAGCGCACTCTGGGTGAAAATATCGATTCGGTGCCTGTCATTTTGAATCAGAACGTTGTCCGCCCGCGTGAAAATCCGATCTTTGGTCAGGGCGGCATAGCGGTGCTGAAAGGCAACCTGGCACCCAATGGCGCTATCATCAAGCAGTCAGCGGCTTCAGTTCGGCTGATGAAACACACCGGGCGCGCTGTGGTGTTTACATCGATGGAGGACTTGGTCAACCGGATTGACGATCCGGATCTTGACGTTCATGCCAATGACGTTCTGGTGTTGCAGAACATAGGCCCCAAGGGCGCACCGGGCATGCCTGAAGCGGGACTGATTCCAATCCCGAAGAAGCTCGCAACACAGGGAGTCAAGGACATGGTGCGTATATCTGATGGCCGCATGAGTGGCACCGCCTCTGGCACTATCGTGCTGCATGTTTCACCAGAAGCTGCCCACAACGGGCCTCTTGCGTTGGTCCGTGATGGCGACCTGATTGAGCTGGATGTCGAAAACCGGGTTATCGCTTTAAAGGTTAGTGATCAAGAACTCGACAAGCGCCGCCAGGAAACACCCTGTGAAACGCCTGAAGAGAACGTACTTGGTTACAGAAAGATGTTTCTGGAGCAGATACTGCAAGCCGAAGAAGGGTGTGATTTCCGTTTCAGCCGCCCACCTCAAACGTCCAAAGTCCCACGATGA
- a CDS encoding VOC family protein → MAVQDPFHLAIQVRDIDEARQFYGEFLSCPEGRSSDSWVDFNLYGHQFVCHLNSALKERPADNHKNPVDGHGVPVPHFGVVLEMDAWNKLAAKLRDHGVAFEIEPYIRFKGEPGEQATMFFYDPSGNALEFKAFKDRETQLFRTN, encoded by the coding sequence ATGGCCGTACAAGATCCATTTCATCTCGCCATTCAGGTTCGCGATATCGATGAAGCTCGACAGTTCTATGGCGAGTTTCTGAGCTGCCCTGAAGGCCGATCCTCCGACAGCTGGGTCGACTTCAACCTGTATGGTCATCAGTTTGTCTGCCATCTCAATTCTGCGTTGAAAGAGAGACCCGCAGACAACCACAAAAATCCGGTAGACGGTCACGGTGTTCCAGTTCCACATTTTGGAGTGGTGCTGGAAATGGATGCATGGAATAAGCTGGCCGCGAAACTTCGCGACCATGGGGTCGCTTTCGAAATTGAACCTTACATACGGTTCAAAGGTGAGCCGGGTGAGCAGGCCACCATGTTTTTCTACGATCCTTCCGGCAATGCCCTGGAGTTCAAGGCCTTCAAAGATCGCGAAACACAGCTGTTCCGAACGAACTGA
- a CDS encoding GntR family transcriptional regulator, producing MTALQTHEHELQKLPLGVDDIVAAVEEDIVLGRLHPKERLVEEDLTERFDCKRHIVRQALFQLEGIGLIERIKNRGAFVRAYSPKEVEDLYAMREILELAGASAIPLPAPPKMIEELEDIHRRYTDAVEHQDLRGVFRLNIAFHHALFSLTGNALLSETINEFAQKAHGIRFIAITDTKSRMRARDDHQAMIDAIKQQDRPRLCALCRDHILPSKKIYIDLYRKRFN from the coding sequence ATGACAGCACTGCAGACACACGAACATGAACTACAAAAATTACCGCTCGGTGTTGATGACATCGTCGCTGCTGTAGAAGAAGACATTGTATTGGGGCGCCTTCATCCCAAAGAACGATTGGTCGAGGAAGATCTGACCGAGCGTTTTGACTGCAAACGCCACATTGTCCGTCAAGCATTGTTCCAGCTCGAAGGTATCGGCCTGATAGAGCGCATCAAAAACCGGGGGGCGTTCGTCAGAGCCTATTCCCCCAAAGAAGTCGAGGATCTGTACGCCATGCGTGAAATTCTCGAACTGGCAGGCGCATCAGCCATTCCGTTGCCGGCTCCGCCCAAAATGATCGAAGAACTTGAGGACATACACCGCCGCTACACTGACGCGGTCGAACATCAGGATCTGCGTGGTGTATTTCGTTTAAATATTGCCTTTCACCACGCCTTGTTTTCCCTTACCGGGAACGCTTTACTGTCCGAGACTATTAACGAATTCGCCCAAAAGGCTCATGGCATTCGCTTTATCGCCATTACGGACACCAAAAGTCGCATGCGGGCCAGAGACGATCACCAGGCGATGATCGATGCTATCAAGCAGCAGGATCGCCCCAGGCTTTGCGCACTTTGTCGCGATCACATTCTGCCCTCAAAAAAGATTTACATTGATTTGTATCGAAAACGGTTTAACTGA
- a CDS encoding fumarylacetoacetate hydrolase family protein has protein sequence MTFTPRFLDNSHFGQSLGKIVCVGRNYAEHAKELNNPVPTEPILFIKPATAAVRLEDTITAPAIRGEVHYETELALLIGEPLSNATTEQAEGAVVGLGLALDLTLRDVQAKLKGKGHPWEIAKGFDGACPLSSFVKVRDVPNWDSLSFSLSINEELRQIGKASDMLFSVPQLLVEMSRHFTLEPGDVILTGTPAGVGILPRGATLHFSLDGAFEFTTQVAS, from the coding sequence ATGACTTTTACCCCTCGCTTTCTCGATAACTCACACTTTGGACAGTCGCTCGGCAAAATTGTTTGCGTCGGACGAAACTACGCTGAGCATGCCAAAGAGCTAAACAATCCGGTGCCCACTGAACCCATTCTGTTCATCAAACCAGCAACAGCCGCTGTGCGCCTGGAAGATACGATTACCGCGCCGGCTATTCGCGGTGAAGTGCACTATGAAACGGAACTTGCACTGTTGATTGGTGAGCCGCTGAGTAATGCTACAACAGAGCAGGCGGAGGGTGCTGTGGTCGGGCTTGGACTGGCGCTTGATCTGACCCTGCGCGATGTTCAGGCAAAGCTAAAAGGAAAAGGGCATCCGTGGGAGATTGCCAAAGGTTTTGATGGGGCCTGCCCTCTCTCTTCCTTTGTAAAAGTGAGAGACGTACCAAACTGGGACTCATTGAGTTTTAGCCTGTCGATCAACGAAGAACTGCGCCAGATCGGTAAAGCTTCAGACATGCTGTTTTCGGTACCGCAGCTGCTGGTAGAAATGAGCCGCCACTTCACGCTGGAGCCAGGCGACGTTATTCTGACCGGGACGCCGGCCGGCGTTGGTATTCTGCCCCGTGGTGCGACGCTGCATTTTAGCCTGGACGGTGCTTTCGAATTCACAACTCAGGTTGCATCGTAG